In one Cervus canadensis isolate Bull #8, Minnesota chromosome 22, ASM1932006v1, whole genome shotgun sequence genomic region, the following are encoded:
- the NDUFAF3 gene encoding NADH dehydrogenase [ubiquinone] 1 alpha subcomplex assembly factor 3, translating to MAAAFVLRNLYRARPALRCPPAELPWAPRRGHRLTPADDELYQRTRISLLQRESPLAMYIDSYSSRGFVVNGNRVFGPCALLPQSVVQWNVGSYQDITEESFSLFWMLEPRIEIVVVGTGDRTERLQPHVLRAMRQRGIAVEVQDTPNACATFNFLCHEGRVTGAALIPPPGGTALTSQAQAAE from the exons ATGGCCGCAGCGTTTGTGCTTCGGAACCTGTACCGCGCACGACCCGCGCTTCGCTGTCCGCCCGCGGAGCTGCCATG GGCCCCGCGGCGGGGGCATCGGCTCACGCCGGCGGATGACGAGCTGTATCAACGGACGCGCATCTCACTGCTGCAGCGCGAGTCCCCGCTCGCCATGTACATCGACAGCTACAGCAGCCGCGGCTTCGTGGTCAACGGGAATCGCGTGTTTGGACCTTGCGCGCTCCTCCCGCAGTCGGTGGTGCAGTGGAAC GTAGGTTCCTATCAGGACATCACCGAGGAaagcttctctctcttttggatGCTGGAGCCCCGGATAG AGATTGTTGTGGTAGGCACTGGAGACCGGACTGAGCGGCTGCAGCCCCACGTGCTGCGAGCCATGAGGCAGAGGGGCATCGCTGTGGAGGTGCAGGACACA CCCAATGCCTGTGCCACTTTCAACTTCCTCTGTCATGAAGGACGAGTGACAGGAGCTGCTCTCATTCCCCCACCTGGAGGGACTGCACTCACATCTCAGGCCCAAGCTGCAGAATGA